The nucleotide sequence TTAGTAGTAAATATTTCTTTAGAGGTTAGCTATGATGGACAATGTGGATAATCTAATTGAGGTTCTTAAATCAGAAAAAAAGCTATATAAAGAGCTAGGGGAATTATTGGCTTTAGAGATTAACTTGTTAGTAAATTGGAAGGTTGATGATATAATATCAATTAATAAGAAAAAAGAGAATATATTTTATAAAGAAAAAATCTTAGAAGAGGCAAGGATAGGATTTGTGAAAAAATTAACAGGTGATCAAGATCATATAAAATATACATATGAAAATATAGCTAGTTTCATTAGTGGTGAAGAGAAAAAGAAATATTTTAGAGAGCTATGTAATGATATATTAAATATAGTAAGAAAAATAGAGGATAATAATTCCAAAATTAAAATACTATATAAAAACAATATTAAAATAATAGATGAGTTCTTTAACAAGGTAGTTAAAGGTAGGACTAAAACATATTCAGCAAACAAAAAGATTGATGCTAATAGTATATCTATTATAAGAAAGAGTGTTTAAGGTGAAAAATGGTTAATATTTATGATACTCTAAACAAAGCTGCAGCAGGTTTAGCAAGTTCTCAGGCGGGTTTAAGTGTTACAGGTAACAATATAAATAATGTTGATACAGAGGGTTATTCAAGGCAGAGGGTTGAGATAAAGAATGATAATGGCCTTATTATAACTG is from Deferribacterota bacterium and encodes:
- a CDS encoding flagellar protein FlgN — its product is MMDNVDNLIEVLKSEKKLYKELGELLALEINLLVNWKVDDIISINKKKENIFYKEKILEEARIGFVKKLTGDQDHIKYTYENIASFISGEEKKKYFRELCNDILNIVRKIEDNNSKIKILYKNNIKIIDEFFNKVVKGRTKTYSANKKIDANSISIIRKSV